The Oceanotoga teriensis genome includes the window ATATATGAGTAGTTTATTTGATTATGATAATAATTTTTCTATAATAGAAATGCAAATTGATAAGCCTCTTGATGTTGAATTGATCTATAATTCATTGATTAATGATAATAATATAAATTATTCTGATTTAGAATTAACTAATTGGAAATTAGAAAATGAAAGTTTTGTTGGAGGTCTTAATGGCCAAAGCGCTTCAAGTTTGATTATACAAATTTTTGTAATTGTTTCTGTAGCTTTAGCTATTTCAAGTGTTTTGACTATAAGCGTGTTGCAAAAATCTAAAGAAATAGGTATTTTAAAGGCAATGGGTATAAACAATAACAGTGCAAGTTTTATTTTTATTTATCAAGGATTTCTTTTAGGGGTTATAGGAGCTATAGTAGGATTAATTTTTGCTTTCTTACTTTTATGGATGTTTTCAACTTTTGCTATTAATTCTGATGGAAGTCCCGTAGTTAAAATAACTATTAATTATTTTTATATTTCTTTATCTGTTTTAATTGCAATTTTTTCATCTACAATTGCCTCAGTAATTGCAGCAAGAAAATCTTCAAAATTAAGTCCAATTGAGGTGATAAAGAATGGATAATGTAATAATTTTAAGTAAAATAAATAAAGAATATGGATCAAAAATTAAAACTAAGGTATTATATGATATAGATCTTGAAATAGAAGAAAAAAGTTTTAATTCTATTGTTGGACAATCGGGGTCTGGAAAATCAACATTATTGAATATAATGGGAACGCTTGATAACCCTACATCAGGGGATGTTATTATAAATGGAAATAATGTCAAAGACTTTGGTAAAAAAGATTTGTCTATATTGAGAAATAGAAATATTGGTTTTATATTTCAATTTCATTATCTTATAAATGAATTTACAGTGCTTGAAAATATTTTGATCCCTTATAGGATGTATAATAGAAAAATAGATGATATAATAATAAACAAGGCTTATGAGTTGATGGATTATGTTGGCATTTATAAGTATAAAAATAATTATGCAAATCAAATTTCAGGTGGTCAACAACAAAGAACAGCAATAGCGAGATCTTTAATTAATTCTCCTGAAATTGTTCTTGCAGATGAACCAACGGGAAATTTAGATTCTGTTACTACTGAAGAAGTTTATAAACTTTTTAGAACTATATATAATGATTTTGGAACTTCTTTTGTTATAATAACTCATGATAAAAAAGTTGCAGAGAGAACAGATAGAATTATAGAAATTACAGATGGGAAAATTTCTTCTGATATCAAAATTATATAATGTATATTTTTTATACAAAGTATATCTTTTTATATAAAGATATACTTTGTTTTTAATGTATAAATAGAAAAAATAATATATATCATATATATATTGTAAATTAAATAAAAAATAAAATTTTGATTATATAAAATAATTTATCATAAGCGAACCATCTATTCAAACTAATTTCTTAAGATTCCAGTCGGAAAACCTAAGTTTTCCGACAAAGATTTATAGATTTTATGAAATTTTTTTAATTTTATAAAAATAACCTCCCTTTATATTGCTTTTAGAAAGCTTTTTTTGGTAAAATATGTATAATCTATTTAAAAAGAGGGTGTTTTTGATTTAAAAGCATTTTAAGGCGTTGTTTTGGTTTTTAAAGATTTTATTATATTGATCAATATTTATGTATTGTATAGTTTTTTGTACAATACATAATTGGAGGTTTTTTGATGAAAAAACATTATTCAAAAAAAAGTACTGAAAAAAAAATAGAAAAATTGTATAATTTTTCTAGATCAGAATTAATTGAAAATGGAATTCAAAAATATAATTTTGAAAAGGTCATAAAATATGCCGGACTAAGTAAAGCAACTGTTTATAAAAAATTTAAAAATAGAAAAAATTTTATAATAGAAACTATAAAATTTTTGATTGATGATTACATAGAACCTTTTAAAAAATTATTAGACGATGTTGAGTCTTTTGATGAAGTTTTTGATTTTCTTTATGGTTTAAATATAGATTTTAAAGAAATTTTAGATATTTATCCTATTGAAGATCTTTTTTCTGATTTTGAAATTTTAGATTTTATAAACAATTATTATTATGAAAAATTTGGTATTATTATTAAAAATAAAATTGAAGAATTTAAAATTAAAGGTGAAATTCGTAATGATATAAAAACAGATTTTATTTTTGAATATATTACTTCTGTTACAAAAAGTATTGGAAATCTTTTGTCTAAATATGAGTATAAAGAAGTTATTGAAAGTTTTTCTATTTTAATAAATTCTTCTTTAAAAAATGATTTTTAATTTATAAGGATGTGATTTTTGAATGAAATTAGTGGCCTTGTTTAATGCGGGTTTAGAAAAATTAGTTAAAAATGAATTGAAGAGTAATGGTATCAATTCTATGGAAAATTCAAGAGGTATGATTTTTTTTGACGGTGATTTAGATTTAATTTATAAACTAAATTTGAATTCAAGATTAATAGAAAAAATTTTAATATGTGTTGGAGAGTTTAAAGCAGAGACTTATGATGAACTTTTTGATAATATATATTCTTTAAATTGGTATGATTTTATAAAAAAAGATGATGGTGTTATTATTAACAAAATTTCATCTAAAAGATCTAAATTATTCTCTGAAAAAACTATTCAATCTATAGTTCAAAAGGCTATTTATAAAAAACTTATGGATAAATACTCTTTAAATTATATACAAGAAAATAGTAAAATAAATATTAGAATTTATTCTTTTAAAGATAACTTTATGATTTTACTTGATACAACAGGTATACCTTTAAGTAAAAGAGGTTATAGAAAGTTAATTTCTCAAGCTCCATTGAAAGAAACTTTAGCTGCTTCTTTATTATTTTTTTCTCATTGGAAAAGGAAATATCCATTATATGATCCGTTTTGTGGCAGTGGAACTATACCAATTGAAGCTGCTTCTTATGCTTTTAATATTCCTCCAGGAATAAATAGAAATTTTGATTTTTCTTTATTAAAAAATTTTGATGTAGATCTTTTTAATATCATAAAAAAAGATCTTAAAGGTAAAATAAATACTTCTTATGAAATAAATATTTTTGGAAGTGATAAAGAACAGCATATGATTGAAACTTCTTTTAAAAATTCTGAATATTATGAAATAAATGATAAAATTAATTTCTATAAATGTTCAATGGAAGAAATCAGAAATAAAGGATTTGATTTTGGTTATGTTATTTCTAATCCTCCTTATGGTGAAAGATATAGAGATTCTAATTATGCAATAAAGATATATGAACAAATGAGATTTTTTCATAAGGAATTTAAAAATTGGAATTATTGTTTTATAACTTCTAGAGATGATTTTGAAAAACACTTTAATTTGAAAGCTACTTTTAAAAAAGGAATTTCAAATGGTAAAATGAATAACATTATTTATTATTTTAAATAATGATGGGAGTGATTTTTGTGAAATATTTTAAAAAAATATTTTTAATTACAATCTTATTATTGATTTCTTTACAAGCTTTTTCTGCCTATATTGAAAAATATAAAAGATATGATGAATATAATGATATTTTAACAGATTCCTTAAAAAAAAATAACTATGAAGAAAATAAAAAAGAGGTTGAAAAAAAATTGGAAGATTTTGATAATAATTTGAAGGTTATTAATAATGATGATATTATAATTGATGAGATTCTTTTAAATAAGTTAAAAAATTTTGAAGGTTTTTCTTCTTTAGAAATCAGAAATATGGATAATGATATTATTTTTGGATATAATAATTATAAATATTTTATACCGGCTTCTTTAACTAAATTATTTACTTCTTACGTAACCCTTGAAAAACATTCTAAAGATTTTTATTTTAAAACTTTTTTATATTCTGATTATAATATAAGTAGTAATTTTACGGGAAATCTTTATATTAAAGGAATGGGTGATCCAGTTTTAAAACTTGAAGATGTTGAAAATATGATAAAAAGTATAAAATCAGCAGGTATTAAAAAAATTTATGGTGATTTTATAATAGATTTTAGTTTATTTAATGATGAAGGTTTTGGAAGAGGTTGGATGTGGGATGATCCTCAACCACAAATTGCTTCTTTTAATATACATTTAAGTTCTCACGAAGTATTTAAATATAAAACTAATATGGAAATTAAAGATTATATTTTATTTGTTATTTCTAATTTATTTGATAAATATGATATTAAATTTTATGGGGAATTTAAATTTGAAAATTTTGATGAAAAAAATTTAAATATTTTATATGAAAATAATTCGGATAATCTTTTAAATATAATAAAAGAAATGCTTGAAAAAAGTGATAATCAAATAGCTGAAATGCTTTTTAGATATAATGGAATTAATAATGGTATTTCTAATATAGAATCATCCATAAAAAATAATTCGAAGATTTTATCAAAAGTTATTGATGATGATTTTATTATTTATGATGGTTGTGGACTTTCTATGTATAATTTAGTAACTCCTAATATGGTTAATGAAATTAATGTTTTACTTCATAAAAATTTTAAAGATGATTATTTAAAGATTCTTGCTTCTCCTTATGAGAATAGTACTATTGAAAATAGGTTTAATTATTCTATATGGGCAAAAACAGGAACTTTATATTCAGATTCTGGAATTAGTGGAATTATAAAAACAAAAAAGAATAATTATTTTTATTTTACAATGATTGAAAATAACTATGTTTTTGATAAGTATGAAGTTAAAAAATTCGAAAATGATATTTTAAATTATATTTATAATAATTATTAAAAAAGAAGAGACTAAAGTCTCTTCTTTTTTAGAGTTTGTAATATAAAGGAATACCATTTTTATATTCCGGATAACTTTCACCTTTTATTAAAGGTTTTGCATATTCTATAAATTTTTCATTTACATCCATACCATCTTCTGTTATATATTCATCAGGTATAAATTTAGTTTGATTTGCTATCATATTTAGATCTATGTAATCGAAAGTTATTTCATATGGTTTATTTGAAATTCTTTTAAAGGTTACCATTTTTCCATTAATGCCTTTTAAAGCATATTCTACCGCGTATTCTCCAGCTTTTATAGCTTCTTTTACATCGCATAAACTTGATATATGTCTTCCAGATCTTTGAAGATAATCAGGTATTGCAACATGAGATTTTTCACCTAATTCTTTCATTAGTATTGTAGATAATGTCTTTCCTACAAAGCCTAATTGAGTATTTCCAAAATTATCATTATAACCTAAATCAGATAAAAAATTGTTTTGTTCATCTTTAATTCCTTCTGAAACAGCTATACTACAATAACCATATTCAGATAATGTTTTTTTTACTTTCATTAAAAATCTTTCTTTGTTAAAGGCTCTTTCAGGTATAAGGATTATATGAGGACCAAAATCGGAATTTAATCTTGCTAAAGCTGTGGAAGCTGTTAACCATCCCGCATGTCTACCCATTGTTTCTAAAATGAAAATTCTTGTTGAATCATAACACATACTTTTTACATCGATACTGCCTTCTAAT containing:
- a CDS encoding D-alanyl-D-alanine carboxypeptidase; amino-acid sequence: MKYFKKIFLITILLLISLQAFSAYIEKYKRYDEYNDILTDSLKKNNYEENKKEVEKKLEDFDNNLKVINNDDIIIDEILLNKLKNFEGFSSLEIRNMDNDIIFGYNNYKYFIPASLTKLFTSYVTLEKHSKDFYFKTFLYSDYNISSNFTGNLYIKGMGDPVLKLEDVENMIKSIKSAGIKKIYGDFIIDFSLFNDEGFGRGWMWDDPQPQIASFNIHLSSHEVFKYKTNMEIKDYILFVISNLFDKYDIKFYGEFKFENFDEKNLNILYENNSDNLLNIIKEMLEKSDNQIAEMLFRYNGINNGISNIESSIKNNSKILSKVIDDDFIIYDGCGLSMYNLVTPNMVNEINVLLHKNFKDDYLKILASPYENSTIENRFNYSIWAKTGTLYSDSGISGIIKTKKNNYFYFTMIENNYVFDKYEVKKFENDILNYIYNNY
- a CDS encoding ABC transporter ATP-binding protein, which codes for MDNVIILSKINKEYGSKIKTKVLYDIDLEIEEKSFNSIVGQSGSGKSTLLNIMGTLDNPTSGDVIINGNNVKDFGKKDLSILRNRNIGFIFQFHYLINEFTVLENILIPYRMYNRKIDDIIINKAYELMDYVGIYKYKNNYANQISGGQQQRTAIARSLINSPEIVLADEPTGNLDSVTTEEVYKLFRTIYNDFGTSFVIITHDKKVAERTDRIIEITDGKISSDIKII
- a CDS encoding ABC transporter permease; the encoded protein is MRLSFDIAWRFLKKSGGQTFLIVAGISIGVAIQIFIGLLIQSLQINLIEDLIGNSPHIILKAKDNYIKDYKNIIEEFRIYDDITFINESNVEPLTLVVNDENFNMIMKGINFEEGYEIYDLKEKIDTDLNEEGIYLGANFKDDYGLKVGDDVEFFVVKFRKLFKAKIVGFFDFDNSNLNSSWMIASNKYMSSLFDYDNNFSIIEMQIDKPLDVELIYNSLINDNNINYSDLELTNWKLENESFVGGLNGQSASSLIIQIFVIVSVALAISSVLTISVLQKSKEIGILKAMGINNNSASFIFIYQGFLLGVIGAIVGLIFAFLLLWMFSTFAINSDGSPVVKITINYFYISLSVLIAIFSSTIASVIAARKSSKLSPIEVIKNG
- a CDS encoding 6-phosphofructokinase; protein product: MVNAVYAQSGGVTSVINASALGVYRKIIDNKDTIENLFIGINGINGIAENNLIILNSQDIDKINLLEFTPSSAFGSCRKKLSLNDEGYLKKIFDTFKKNNIRYFFYNGGNDSMDTANLIYEYSKKIKFDLKVIGIPKTIDNDLCFTDHTPGYGSTAKYLAISALEGSIDVKSMCYDSTRIFILETMGRHAGWLTASTALARLNSDFGPHIILIPERAFNKERFLMKVKKTLSEYGYCSIAVSEGIKDEQNNFLSDLGYNDNFGNTQLGFVGKTLSTILMKELGEKSHVAIPDYLQRSGRHISSLCDVKEAIKAGEYAVEYALKGINGKMVTFKRISNKPYEITFDYIDLNMIANQTKFIPDEYITEDGMDVNEKFIEYAKPLIKGESYPEYKNGIPLYYKL
- a CDS encoding THUMP domain-containing class I SAM-dependent RNA methyltransferase, whose protein sequence is MKLVALFNAGLEKLVKNELKSNGINSMENSRGMIFFDGDLDLIYKLNLNSRLIEKILICVGEFKAETYDELFDNIYSLNWYDFIKKDDGVIINKISSKRSKLFSEKTIQSIVQKAIYKKLMDKYSLNYIQENSKINIRIYSFKDNFMILLDTTGIPLSKRGYRKLISQAPLKETLAASLLFFSHWKRKYPLYDPFCGSGTIPIEAASYAFNIPPGINRNFDFSLLKNFDVDLFNIIKKDLKGKINTSYEINIFGSDKEQHMIETSFKNSEYYEINDKINFYKCSMEEIRNKGFDFGYVISNPPYGERYRDSNYAIKIYEQMRFFHKEFKNWNYCFITSRDDFEKHFNLKATFKKGISNGKMNNIIYYFK
- a CDS encoding TetR/AcrR family transcriptional regulator, encoding MKKHYSKKSTEKKIEKLYNFSRSELIENGIQKYNFEKVIKYAGLSKATVYKKFKNRKNFIIETIKFLIDDYIEPFKKLLDDVESFDEVFDFLYGLNIDFKEILDIYPIEDLFSDFEILDFINNYYYEKFGIIIKNKIEEFKIKGEIRNDIKTDFIFEYITSVTKSIGNLLSKYEYKEVIESFSILINSSLKNDF